CGTTGAGCTGCGACAAGCGTTGTTCACGCGCGATACGCTCGGTCACGTCGGTCGACATCACAAGCAGGCGGCGCTCCCCGCGCTCCGTCTCCACCGGCACCTTGTCCGTGCTGATCCAAGCGCTGGCACCATCCCGCGGCGTGTAGCGCTCCTCGATGTTCAGCCTTGCCTGCCCTGAGTCGAGGACGGCCAGATCGTCATCGTGGTACTTCTGCGCCATGGCCGGGAACAATTCGTAGGTGTCACTGCCGCGCAACTGCTCTTCGTCTTCGAAACCCATCGAGATGGCCGCCGCCCGATTGCAGCGAATAATTTTGTTCGCGTCGTCCTTCAACCAGATTCGAGCGGGCATGTGCTCCAGAATCAAGTCGAGCTCTTGGGTCCTCAGCCTGAGTTCCTCCTCAGCCCGCTTCAGTTCGGTCACATCAGTGTGCGCCCCGAGCATGCGGCGCGGCTGCCCTTGCGCATCGCGCACCGCGAGACCACGACAGCGTATCCACACCGTGTGGCCCTCGGTGTGGCGGTAACGGACGATTTGATCGTAGGGGTGCGCGGGATCTTCGAAGTGGCGCTTGGCGTTCTCCAAGGCCAGTTGGAGGTCATCCGGATTGATGATGTCCTGCCACGCAGAGGACAGATGCGGCTTGTCCAGGGGATCGTAGCCTAGGGTCTCCCAGAAGCTGCGACTCATCCACTCGTGTTCGGGCTGCAGCAGATCCCAATACCAGATACCGTCGAGGCAGCCGGCACTCAGGAATTCGAGCACTCCACGATCAGAGGACAGCAGGTCGTGGAATTCCCGTTGGAGATAGTGGCCGCTGCTACCCGCCAGGCTGTCGTTACCGACACCACTCATGCCGCATCCTCGAGTGGATAAGCGCCCCAAGCTGCTGCACGGAGGCCGGGGCGCGACGGACATAGGCTAACAGGGCAGGCGCGGCGAGAGTCGTGATCCAGCACCGCTGGGGGCGGGAGCACCTGACGAAGAGGTTCGCCGCCTCCTCAGGGCACAAATGAAAACGCCCCCGACGAGCGGGGGCGTTTGGTGTTGGCTGGGGGACTAGGATTCGAACCTAGGTTGACGGAGTCAGAGTCCGTAGTCCTACCACTAGACGATCCCCCAGTAGGCGGTACCGAGGCGCCGAAACGGGATCAGCGCTTCGAGAACTGGGTGGCGCGACGAGCCTTGCGCAGACCGACCTTCTTGCGCTCTACCTCACGGGCGTCGCGGGTCACGTAACCGGCCTTGCGCAGGGGCGAGCGCAGCTGCTCGTCGTACTGCATGAGGGCACGGGTGAGACCGTGGCGAATGGCGCCGGCCTGGCCCGTGGTGCCGCCGCCCGTCACCGTGACGGTGACATCGAAGCGACCGACCAGCTCGGTGAGCTCCAGCGGCTGCATGACGATCATGCGCGCGGTCTCACGGCCGAAGAAACGGTCCAGGGG
This DNA window, taken from Pseudomonadota bacterium, encodes the following:
- a CDS encoding PAS domain S-box protein, which produces MSGVGNDSLAGSSGHYLQREFHDLLSSDRGVLEFLSAGCLDGIWYWDLLQPEHEWMSRSFWETLGYDPLDKPHLSSAWQDIINPDDLQLALENAKRHFEDPAHPYDQIVRYRHTEGHTVWIRCRGLAVRDAQGQPRRMLGAHTDVTELKRAEEELRLRTQELDLILEHMPARIWLKDDANKIIRCNRAAAISMGFEDEEQLRGSDTYELFPAMAQKYHDDDLAVLDSGQARLNIEERYTPRDGASAWISTDKVPVETERGERRLLVMSTDVTERIAREQRLSQLN
- the rpsI gene encoding 30S ribosomal protein S9, which produces MQSNYYGTGRRKTSTARVFVRPGTGEFTVNRVPLDRFFGRETARMIVMQPLELTELVGRFDVTVTVTGGGTTGQAGAIRHGLTRALMQYDEQLRSPLRKAGYVTRDAREVERKKVGLRKARRATQFSKR